From the genome of Vicia villosa cultivar HV-30 ecotype Madison, WI linkage group LG2, Vvil1.0, whole genome shotgun sequence, one region includes:
- the LOC131649105 gene encoding uncharacterized mitochondrial protein AtMg00810-like — translation MVAQIYVDDIVFGGMLDEMVQHFVKQMQSEFEMSMVGELTYFLRLQIKQMEDSIFICQEKYAKNIVKKLGLENASHKQTPSPTHLKMSKDEKRVDVDQSLYRSMIGILLYLTTSRPDITFVVGVCARYQAEPKMIHLNQVKIILKYISSTYNYGILYSHNSNTKLLGYCDNDWAGCDDYRKSTSGGCFFLGDNLISWFSKKQNCASLSTVEVEYIEACSSYSQFMWMKQILSEYNVTQNVITLFCDNFSALISPKILFNTVGPSTLTPGIVSLETLLKTKSLFSSM, via the coding sequence ATGGTGGCTCAGATATATGTAGATGACATTGTCTTTGGTGGGATGTTAGATGAGATGGTCCAACATTTTGTCAAGCAGATGCaatctgagtttgagatgagcatggtTGGTGAATTAACCTACTTCCTTAGGTTACAAATCAAGCAGATGGAAGACTCTATTTTTATTTGTCAAGAAAAATATGCAAAGAATATTGTGAAGAAGCTTGGATTGGAGAATGCCAGTCACAAACAAACTCCTTCTCCTACACACTTGAAGATGTCCAAGGATGAAAAAAGGGTTGATGTTGATCAAAGTCTGTACAGAAGCATGATTGGTATTCTTCTCTACCTTACTACAAGTAGACCAGACATCACTTTTGTTGTTGGGGtatgtgctaggtatcaagcagaaccaAAAATGATTCATCTCAATCAAGTCAAAATAATTCTGAAGTATATAAGTAGTACGTACAACTATGGAATACTGTACTCACATAACTCAAACACTAAGTTATTGGGGTATTGTGATAATGATTGGGCTGGATGTGATGATTATAGAAAGAGTACCTCTGGTGGATGTTTCTTTCTGGGAGACAACTTAATCTCATGGTTCAGTAAGAAGCAAAATTGTGCATCGCTTTCCACAGTTGAAGTTGAGTATATAGAAGCATGTAGCAGTTACTCTCAATTTATGTGGATGAAGCAAATATTGTCTGAGTACAATGTCACACAAAATGTTATAACATTGTTTTGTGACAATTTTAGTGCTTTAATATCTCCAAAAATCCTATTCAACACAgtaggaccaagcacattgacaCCAGGAATCGTTTCATTAGAGACCTTGTTGAAGACAAAGTCATTATTCTCGAGCATGTGA